From the genome of Palaemon carinicauda isolate YSFRI2023 chromosome 6, ASM3689809v2, whole genome shotgun sequence, one region includes:
- the LOC137642958 gene encoding uncharacterized protein produces MRRKIKVRKKKRWMKELLKKKKSKFMHKNLLQELLLSAPADYENYLCMNKETFMNLLGMTTPLIQKMDTKLRDSISACERFSSTLRFLATGQTFQELMFTTAISPPSLGGIVMDTCSAICTVLKEYINILKTTNEWLEVARAFERTWQFPHCIGAIDGKHVQMKKPIGSGSYYFNYKHTFSIVLMAVVNTHCEFMMADVGANGRVADGVFANTKFGKKTKKKKLRNEMQEHLDVEDENDKKVNEENERKISIELNKLPPKILRVLCARHGTKEITELLAQSSL; encoded by the exons ATGAGGAGGaaaataaaagtaaggaaaaaaaagAGGTGGATGAAagagttgttaaaaaaaaaaaaaagtaaattcatgCATAAAAATCTTCTACAGGAGTTGCTCCTCTCTGCCCCTGCAGATTACGAAAATTATCTATGCATGAACAAAGAAACTTTCATGAATTTGCTAGGAATGACTACGCCCCTCATACAAAAAATGGATACCAAGCTTAGGGATTCCATTTCAGCATGTGAAAGGTTTTCTAGTACTTTAAGATTCTTGGCTACTGGACAAACATTTCAGGAACTGATGTTCACCACAGCTATCTCTCCACCAAGCCTTGGTGGTATCGTCATGGACACCTGTAGTGCTATTTGCACTGTATTAAAGGAATATATTAAT ATCCTTAAAACAACAAATGAATGGCTAGAAGTTGCTAGAGCATTTGAAAGGACTTGGCAATTTCCCCATTGCATTGGGGCAATCGATGGAAAACACGTGCAAATGAAGAAACCCATTGGATCTGGATCATATTATTTTAACTATAAACATACATTTAGCATTGTGCTTATGGCTGTTGTTAACACTCACTGTGAATTTATGATGGCTGATGTAGGTGCCAATGGTAGAGTGGCAGATGGAGTATTTGCTAACACAAAATTtggtaagaaaacgaaaaaaaagaaattaa GAAACGAAATGCAAGAGCATTTAGATGTTGAAGATGAGAATGATAAGAAGGTTAATGAAGAGAATGAGAG GAAAATCTCTATAGAGTTGAATAAACTCCCTCCAAAAATCTTGAGAGTCCTGTGCGCTCGCCATGGTACCAAAGAAATAACTGAGCTGTTGGCGCAATCATCGCTATAG